The proteins below come from a single Rhodococcus sp. WMMA185 genomic window:
- a CDS encoding AMIN-like domain-containing (lipo)protein, translated as MSNHRIVPLSVFAACTLALSLTACSESNSASSIAASSPVAMPSGSATEPDTEIPVDASAKSSPASDSARLTVTDMRVGKHEGYDRVVYELGGMGTPGWRVEYVDTAISNGSGDEITLPGNGILQVLIDGSAYPFDSGVEGYSGPDPLPGVPGGSVTEVRGALVFEGVTQSFIGVTESDRPFSVSALSMPPRVVVDIAN; from the coding sequence ATGAGTAACCACCGGATCGTTCCCCTCTCCGTGTTCGCTGCCTGCACACTGGCCCTGAGCCTCACCGCATGCTCTGAGTCGAACTCCGCGAGCAGCATCGCCGCCTCGTCGCCGGTCGCGATGCCCTCAGGCAGCGCCACGGAACCCGATACGGAAATCCCGGTTGACGCCTCGGCCAAATCGTCACCGGCCTCCGACTCGGCCAGGCTTACCGTCACCGACATGAGAGTGGGAAAGCACGAGGGGTATGACCGCGTGGTGTACGAACTCGGCGGGATGGGAACCCCTGGATGGCGGGTCGAATATGTCGACACCGCTATCTCGAACGGCAGCGGCGACGAGATCACCTTGCCCGGCAACGGCATCCTGCAGGTCCTGATCGATGGTTCGGCGTACCCATTCGACAGCGGCGTCGAAGGATATTCAGGACCGGACCCGCTTCCCGGAGTTCCGGGCGGCTCGGTGACCGAAGTCAGGGGTGCGCTCGTATTCGAAGGCGTCACTCAGTCGTTCATCGGGGTTACCGAGTCCGACCGACCCTTCTCTGTCTCGGCCCTGTCCATGCCGCCCCGGGTCGTCGTCGACATCGCGAACTAG
- a CDS encoding YchJ family protein: protein MNSIHTGTVMVRCPCQLGESYDNCCGRYHRGEAKAPTAERLMRSRFSAFALLDVAYLSRTWHPSTRPANLELDPGRRWTRLDILGTCAGGLFDTTGTVEFRAHYEENGRRGSQRENSRFVRENGDWLYVDGS, encoded by the coding sequence GTGAATTCCATCCATACTGGGACGGTGATGGTTCGATGCCCCTGCCAGCTCGGTGAGTCATACGATAACTGTTGCGGGCGATATCACCGCGGAGAGGCGAAGGCGCCCACCGCAGAGCGACTCATGCGCTCACGGTTCAGCGCCTTCGCCCTCCTCGATGTCGCCTATCTGTCGAGAACGTGGCATCCGAGCACGCGGCCGGCAAATCTCGAACTCGACCCCGGGCGACGCTGGACCCGCCTCGACATTCTGGGAACCTGCGCCGGCGGACTTTTCGACACCACCGGCACCGTCGAGTTCCGCGCGCACTACGAAGAAAACGGACGTCGTGGATCGCAGCGCGAGAACAGCCGATTCGTTCGTGAGAACGGCGACTGGCTATACGTCGACGGGTCTTAG